TTCTTTTCAGTGTGCCTGTTTTTCTTGGGGAAAAGACTGATGATTATAGTCGATTTGTTTTTGgtcaaaaataaatgtgaattGTTGTACATGGAGAAAATAAGACATTCCTTGAAAATAAGTTGTAACCCatattttatagaaaaataagaccctctcttatttttggggaaacacatGTATGTTTATTTTTGCTATAATTTAGTAAAGAATTGCCTAATCCATACAAACCATGGATAATTGACCACATACTGGATTTTGATAGTAAATCGTCATGGTCACTACATCCCTGAATTTCATTGCAACTCCTGggtgtttcttaaaggggttttcccatgaacagaagttaggccctatccaaaggagagggcctaacttgctgatcggtgggggactcattgatgagacccccacagatcacaaaaaagaggggtccgatggggtcccacgtaccttcgATGGACCCCTCGTCGTTCCATCtgaataatggagcagacggctgtgcatgaccattttgctccattaatctctatggagctgacggaaattgctgagcgccgtTTAACTTTAACAAATACAGAGACTCTTTGTAGGGAACAGGCTGTGGTATAGGGGGATCTGTTGTGGTTTAAGGGAATTATGTGTAATGACCCACAGAGTGCCCCTTAAACTGTTGTGTTAAGTTTAGTAATTCTAGTCATCAGTATTGTACATTCAAAAGTATATAGTAAAACATGACTTTGGAGTATATCTAAGAGAAGAAAATGACAACCATATGTGATGATTGAATGTACTCGTGTCCATCCATTTTtgatttgtgggtgtggcttaaaGCATGTACCACCTACATAAAGTGAGTACTACATTTGGAACAGTTAAAGAATGAATTGTTCAAGAGAGTTTCCAGATGGAGTACTTGGACGAAGAAGTGTTGAATATGGCACACTTAAAAGTATAAAACTAGTGAgtgaaaaaaaaaccacacattggggcacatttactaaaaacagggcaaactgcagtaaatgcagtttgcctgtgtagtgtgctgggggcaccagattcaggattctggtgcccgttcttcatgattcTGGCATCCTCTACACAGCTCCGACAgattgcaccacttttttttggtgcacctttaacatagggcatgcaaaacATTTCTGTCGGGCTTGGCATGATAAATCTcccgtgtgacacaattgtggtgcagacatttcttaaatacctgtgcaagcggtttgcacctaaaagaatgtgcagaaaactggcgcacaggcccttagtaaatgtgcatcaTTGTATAAATAATCCCCAAGTTGCTTGTACAGTAATAGTAATATACTTGCACACATAAAATGTAAAGTCATATCTATGCATCAATTTTTTTAGCATAGCTACATGATTCTGGCTTTAACCAGCAGCAATAATATCAGTCATACATCACATGCACATGACACTTAGAGCAAAGTTTACCTAAAGGCACTTATAAAATAGAAATATATTAGTGTTATTATAATCAACAGATATGTAAGTTGTTCTTATGAAATGGTACAGACAAGAGAGAATATCTTCaaggcatcatataaaatataactgTTTGGAGCATGCACTTTATTTCCTGAGTAAACACTTGAATGCCAGAGTCCATGCAGTAaatgcagaaatatatatattcttgTATTATCCattgttttttcataatttaagTGCATAAAAAAACGAACGGAAACAGACAGTTTCCATTTCCCAAAGACCAAACCAATTGTGTCCAGTCATTTGATTATGTTCCCATTCTGAAATGAAGATTCACTTTTGTCCTCTTTACTTTGAAAATGAGATTGTATAAATCCTTTGTGTTTCGGGgaattgctgctgctgctggatttGCTTCGGCTTTGATCTGGCGTTGGCTGAATAGGCAAAGATCTTGAGGCACTAGACTTGGCCAAACAACCACACACAAGACGAAAGAAAGCCCGCCGCATCTCTTTGCTGGCCAGGGTATAGATTAGAGGATTCAAGGCTGAATTGAGAACAGCTAGAGCAATAAACCATTGTGCTTTATATAAGATAAGGCACTCCCCGGCTTTACAGGCAACATCGATCAATAGAAGAATAAACAGAGGAGACCAGCAGGCGATGAATACACCAACGACAATAACGACAGTCCGAAGCAGAGCCATTGATCTCTCGGAATTGCTATGATTTGTGACTCTGCGGCTGCTGGACTTCACTAGGACATAGATCCGTGCATACAGGATGACTATTGCAATCAAGATGACTATGAAAATGCTGATGCAAAAGCCAACATACTTTTTAGAGTACAATGGTAACACGGCGGAGCAGTCGTCCAAGTTGTTGCGACAGTTCCATCCAAGGATCGGTAAGGCCCCTAGTGAAAAGGAAATTAACCAGCAGGTCCCAATGAGGAGAAATACACGATATTTCTTGTTGGCATCATAAGGCCTCATTTTTATCATTGTCAAATGCCTTTCAATGGCAATGGCCAGTAAACTGAACGTTGATGCCCCAAGGGCGATAAACATACTGCCTTCACGCACAAACCACGCAGTCAGTGAGATATTACAGGTGTTCGCTCCAGACATGAGGATGTTTACTATGTATGCAATGCCGGCTAATAAGTCACAAAGTGCTAAGTTGCCAATAAAAAAGTACATTCTGTTGTGGAATCTATTATTTTTCCATATAGCAATCAGTACCATTAAGTTTTCCAGTACTATGAAGCTGCATATGATAAGAAATAACAAACTGGTTTTGTCCATCTGATCCCCATTGCTTTTCAGAGATCTTCCTGTGAAGTTGTAGTGAAGTTTGATAGTTATGTCGCATTTCTGCTTTTCTTGGACAATTAGATTAGTAGAGGTTAAGAAATTAGCACCCATGTTGGTTTGGATTGTAACTTCAATGGAAACTTCAATATTGTAATTCAAACACAGTCCACAAAGGGGAGCCAGAACCACATCTTTTGCGACATTTCTTCGGAAAGAACTGTAGGGAGGGAGCTCAACATCCTGCAACGAAGAGAGAAATCctgcaaaataaatgtaaaaagagATGAGTTGTGAAATTTCTGTAGTATGAAGGATATACAGTTTATTGTTTATGGCTGTCACCAGATCTATGCTTCCATAAAGTGAACTTTTCACATGGGAAACGCAGTgtaatttgcaggcagcatgttattatACATCAAAATACTGCGTTACCACACAAACTCTTATTGGCAGGGACAGGCTAAGACTGCTATGGGCCCTTAGTTGTATAACAATTGTGAACTCCCCCACCTGTTTTCTGTTTTTTGGTTCTAAAACTACTGCCTACATATGGTTCCTTGGGAAAGGGGGTGGAGGTCCATCTGTccacttttagttctgcagtttAGGGATCTACAGAGGACCTTCAAAGGGCCTGGAAGGGCTCAGCTACATATATTTTATGGGAACCAGCACGCATGTACAGTATGAGGTCAGCTAGGCAGAAGACCCCTCTTTTAATATATCTACAGTACAGTATCAAACTTGGGGTGGTCATGATGTCCAGTAGTTTTAATTCCTATACTGTTaggatgtttagattgtgagccccatggggacagggaccaatttgacatgctttgtgcagcgctgcgttatctgtgtgtgctataaataaaggattattattattatttcctatggggCTGCCCAACTGTCAATATCTTAATAGGCTATTGCCTATTGTACTACTCAAATGTGGGAGCCATAATAAAGTATAATGCAGAATCCTTTTACATTAGAAAAATATCAATAGTTTATTACTGAATTCTATTTTGCACACATTTGAGTTTAAAACTTTGAAACCCCTTAATAGCTTCCACCACTTGTAGTTTGACTTTAAATCCTCAGCGTTCCAGACTAGTTTGAGATtccagtggggaaaaaaagaggtCATTTCCAAATTCATCCAGACAATTTGGTCCTGGACCAAAGATATCAATGTGTGCATTAGGAGATGCTAGATCATTCTGACCTGGGAGTACTTCCAATGCATCTTTTGAGCCTAAGAAGAAACAAAGACTGAAATGTGTGGGATTCTTTTACATCTTATAACGGTAATTGTGTACATTGAACTCATTATAGGCCATTTAGTGCTGTAAATGACTGTCCTGGGAACAAACTGAAGTAAAGCTCTCAGCCAGATGCTGGCCATAATTTATGATGTGTCACATATAGAGCAATGTTcctgatgtgatgtgatgcaaGCACCTTGCCCTAGGCAGCAGCTTGTATCTTTTGTCATTTAAAGTGCTCAGGTTGAATGATCTAAAAGAATCTCAGATTGAATTCTGTGGGCATACAAATGAATCCAGTGCACAAGTGAATGAGTGTACTTGTCTCCATATTATCATCCTGTAAAATTCagatattaaaaagaaaatatgtatataatgcatacagtcaattaaattaaattaatagaTACTCATCTATACTGTCGTATTCTCCAAACCAAATCAGAGGttcaaaaaaatatattagacaTTAAATGCAAACAAATTCCAGATTCAAATGGATGTGTAAGGCCTCACATGACCGTGTTTTGGGCCATGAGCTAGCCACACagtctccattgacttctattgtgtACGGTGTGGCCACTGTGTCTCAACCCCCCATGTCCGTGCCGGCATCCAATTATCAAAACAGACCCTATTCCTGTTCATGTCTTGAATAGACATGGGCAGGGGCAAGCGGAGCAGccggctgcaaactacaaacacaGCCTGCTGTTTGGGGGACAGATTTTGCACACGGTTGTGTACATGTAGACTTGGGGTACAAATCAGAGAGATAAAGATTCCTACCCCCCAATGCAAAATACATTACAGCACACCACTTACGTGTCATTTCTAGTATTTGTGTCTTTATATATCATCGGGAAGGGGGGTACGGGATCTCCTTAGGTGCCTAAACCCATTTACTTCTGGACCCTCAATAGTTGCAGCCATGTTTGCATATGACTGGTGTATAAGAATCATCACAATTGGACTCA
The DNA window shown above is from Engystomops pustulosus chromosome 1, aEngPut4.maternal, whole genome shotgun sequence and carries:
- the S1PR3 gene encoding sphingosine 1-phosphate receptor 3, with product MGANFLTSTNLIVQEKQKCDITIKLHYNFTGRSLKSNGDQMDKTSLLFLIICSFIVLENLMVLIAIWKNNRFHNRMYFFIGNLALCDLLAGIAYIVNILMSGANTCNISLTAWFVREGSMFIALGASTFSLLAIAIERHLTMIKMRPYDANKKYRVFLLIGTCWLISFSLGALPILGWNCRNNLDDCSAVLPLYSKKYVGFCISIFIVILIAIVILYARIYVLVKSSSRRVTNHSNSERSMALLRTVVIVVGVFIACWSPLFILLLIDVACKAGECLILYKAQWFIALAVLNSALNPLIYTLASKEMRRAFFRLVCGCLAKSSASRSLPIQPTPDQSRSKSSSSSNSPKHKGFIQSHFQSKEDKSESSFQNGNIIK